The Sus scrofa isolate TJ Tabasco breed Duroc unplaced genomic scaffold, Sscrofa11.1 Contig1914, whole genome shotgun sequence genome includes a window with the following:
- the AHNAK2 gene encoding protein AHNAK2: MCDCFHMVLPTWPGAPGSVSGRQLQPEPPEAETEEDHSVTEGPEVIRPRPQGSSPVYECVTEGAGSRLQEDAPRRPGSSGRRRSWWKRDSGDSRTLPRMSHLEEATEVTLETEVEAGASGYSVTGGGDQGIFVTQVLKDSSAAKLFSLREGDQLLSATIFFDGITYEDALKILQYSEPYKVQFKIRRKLPAREDKEGVSGSAQHGLKGSEEQEQDVTDGGSETPTRTLVGDGDQERLISRPREGRRPQRHRLSWPKFQAIQSRRAPGPRRSRSSSEADERRAAPEVSPGSTDTEAQHLAEEREQKAGPGSQQGGRFRNFTFRVSSGKRRSPAGRPGRGTNEGTVQAGVLEEAELPPEPGQHSLPGEGTLGQEAALAPRQTKTDKELEETAGQAKEGVGLAPGEGREGLQGLEGGIARLALHDTADLGARRSQPTELRVQTPTLTTPKFGIAKEKAQETEEGTRALPTGPGWARGPEDMEARREDVRKVDAQETHRQVGQLPLEAGGGKEEDRLQQRRGEGRGEAKDEEGTEGKTKLLKFKLPAFGWSPGKDHKTGEKPQREGEKKKETERQESLKMDMKTGDEEDKAKTDKREDTQGRKTTREKQEAEEIKLELSLGDKEVAARDSKFKMPKFKMPSFGVSAPGKSVEAAVEVSLPKAEADASAPSGQAAVKAGDLSAELPSAELDVKGPELGGKLPEGQLPDAELKEPAAGIALKGHLPKVQMPSIKVPRVDLRAPQVDVKGPKLDLKGAKGEVSAPDVAVSPPSVELEAQAQAQAPGGKLEADVSLGDKEVAARDSKFKMPKFKMPSFGVSAPGKSVEAAVEVSLPKAEADASAPSGQAAVKAGDLSAELPSAELDVKGPELGGKLPEGQLPDAELKEPAAGIALKGHLPKVQMPSIKVPRVDLRAPQVDVKGPKLDLKGAKGEVSAPDVAVSPPSVELEAQAQAQAPGGKLEADVSLGDKEVAARDSKFKMPKFKMPSFGVSAPGKSVEAAVEVSLPKAEADASAPSGQAAVKAGDLSAELPSAELDVKGPELGGKLPEGQLPDAELKEPAAGIALKGHLPKVQMPSIKVPRVDLRAPQVDVKGPKLDLKGAKGEVSAPDVAVSPPSVELEAQAQAQAQAPGGKLEADVSLGDKEVAARDSKFKMPKFKMPSFGVSAPGKSVEAAVEVSLPKAEADASAPSGQAAVKAGDLSAELPSAELDVKGPELGGKLPEGQLPDAELKEPAAGIALKGHLPKVQMPSIKVPRVDLRAPQVDIKGPKLDLKGAKGEVSAPDVAVSPPSVELEAQAQAQAPGGKLEADVSLGDKEVAARDSKFKMPKFKMPSFGVSAPGKSVEAAVEVSLPKAEADASAPSGQAAVKAGDLSAELPSAELDVKGPELGGKLPEGQLPDAELKEPAAGIALKGHLPKVQMPSIKVPRVDLRAPQVDVKGPKLDLKGAKGEVSAPDVAVSPPSVELEAQAQAQAPGGKLEADVSLGDKEVAARDSKFKMPKFKMPSFGVSAPGKSVEAAVEVSLPKAEADASAPSGQAAVKAGDLSAELPSAELDVKGPELGGKLPEGQLPDAELKEPAAGIALKGHLPKVQMPSIKVPRVDLRAPQVDVKGPKLDLKGAKGEVSAPDVAVSPPSVELEAQAQAQAPGGKLEADVSLGDKEVAARDSKFKMPKFKMPSFGVSAPGKSVEAAVEVSLPKAEADASAPSGQAAVKAGDLSAELPSAELDVKGPELGGKLPEGQLPDAELKEPAAGIALKGHLPKVQMPSIKVPRVDLRAPQVDIKGPKLDLKGAKGEVSAPDVAVSPPSVELEAQAQAQAPGGKLEADVSLGDKEVAARDSKFKMPKFKMPSFGVSAPGKSVEAAVEVSLPKAEADASAPSGQAAVKAGDLSAELPSAELDVKGPELGGKLPEGQLPDAELKEPAAGIALKGHLPKVQMPSIKVPRVDLRAPQVDVKGPKLDLKGAKGEVSAPDVAVSPPSVELEAQAQAQAQAPGGKLEADVSLGDKEVAARDSKFKMPKFKMPSFGVSAPGKSVEAAVEVSLPKAEADASAPSGQAAVKAGDLSAELPSAELDVKGPELGGKLPEGQLPDAELKEPAAGIALKGHLPKVQMPSIKVPRVDLRAPQVDVKGPKLDLKGAKGEVSAPDVAVSPPSVELEAQAQAQAPGGKLEADVSLGDKEVAARDSKFKMPKFKMPSFGVSAPGKSVEAAVEVSLPKAEADASAPSGQAAVKAGDLSAELPSAELDVKGPELGGKLPEGQLPDAELKEPAAGIALKGHLPKVQMPSIKVPRVDLRAPQVDVKGPKLDLKGAKGEVSAPDVAVSPPSVELEAQAQAQAPGGKLEADVSLGDKEVAARDSKFKMPKFKMPSFGVSAPGKSVEAAVEVSLPKAEADASAPSGQAAVKAGDLSAELPSAELDVKGPELGGKLPEGQLPDAELKEPAAGIALKGHLPKVQMPSIKVPRVDLRAPQVDVKGPKLDLKGAKGEVSAPDVAVSPPSVELEAQAQAQAPGGKLEADVSLGDKEVAARDSKFKMPKFKMPSFGVSAPGKSVEAAVEVSLPKAEADASAPSGQAAVKAGDLSAELPSAELDVKGPELGGKLPEGQLPDAELKEPAAGIALKGHLPKVQMPSIKVPRVDLRAPQVDVKGPKLDLKGAKGEVSAPDVAVSPPSVELEAQAQAQAPGGKLEADVSLGDKEVAARDSKFVVPNFNVSLFASSSTKSSVSSSPFTLDGQHGESVSSSSPSDSLASSFDVHISKDPEADGPPLGPESDLIPLKKSPFEIPQVFPSPESSSAESSAPDGSAVGPVLPRGGAPFSELSAEGSFKGAVPTRGSPLKVPWLGWPGFSSGRLDLSGTHAEAPSSPGVTLTKYRETLPSVAVLPELPLESSSGSQDARLPAAGGPASLPPLEGGAPSPAQSPAGPVDPLFPASYGRVTFPIFHRPKFAFSIPKAAEAELDPCTVARDLAQSAPSPGWGLDSAAEEAPGLLSPGSQPSRLSVSVPRSGGASEAASGEAPAEDAGREGRGGPLKTQRIQLPSFRRSPEKGAGRAAVPAVTVGAGPTGALPGVCVSPVEVLPEKEGEEGAAPSGCTGLQPTPPSLQASEGAAGLLRGDPAVSLSSAPRGEAGVGGPRTMAAPPEGAGVDPHLPQVQAPRLGSADLALRLGKAKAEVSLSAGGPPQERRLSAGDGSQVHRPGDVAASRLQPSCGSAHAEAPVVESPEAATTAGSQGGWFRMPALRLPSVRRSAKEKGGAGASAASTARGGEVPAAVKGQGVQVPGSDVEAAVSLQPPETGADEAAAESTLYADVLRRNLDGQGLELHLPPAGVSPADLSTAQVSVRPGDGSLPLQMPGGRLSEARAPTGEMDATPPAGPAGLDLAGGAERAEERPSLPEGPVRLKASRTDRPSQVSVVDMGQPWEGSVLTVKLPRLSVPRFAFPDASSEADVFIPAVTEVSSLDDALGTESAGVWGASILKAGAGAAGGQPVALDLSPEASRISKVRVHIQGAQGEGPEVAVHRRVTAELVDLSGPAAISTQVVRESEIPASEVQRASYGFSLLKGRVPEPPTQVRGQDSWPPEGSPEAPKRAAPGADRLSGDPQPDTGEAFEVVLPGASVSGRPAITPDVHTEPQGADSGSDEEPAEILEFPPEEDSEEAAACLAEEGRAAQEKPEGKRSSGLFRFWLPNIGFSSSVEETRADPNVDRSAPVQTQPGPRPEAEPPKKQEKGGWFRFPKLGFSSTPTKKSKSSEDTVTPAEQKSQEEAVTFFDARESFSPEDKEEGEVAEAMGTGQGTGAMVTSAARTELILLEQDPDAGDEPAPGPASQGGQT, translated from the exons GAAGACGCGCCGAGGAGGCCAGGCTCCTCAGGGAGACGGAGGTCCTGGTGGAAGCGGGACTCAGGGGACTCGCGGACGCTCCCCAGGATGAGCCACCTGGAG GAGGCGACAGAGGTGACGCTAGAGACAGAGGTGGAGGCCGGAGCCAGTGGCTACAGTGTCACAGGTGGCGGGGACCAGGGCATCTTTGTCACGCAGGTGCTGAAGGACTCATCAGCCGCCAAGCTCTTCAGCCTGAGAGAAG GGGATCAGCTTCTCAGCGCAACCATATTCTTCGACGGCATTACCTATGAAGACGCTCTCAAAATCCTCCAGTACTCAGAGCCCTACAAGGTCCAGTTCAAAATCAGACGGAAACTTCCTGCCAGAGAGGACAAGGAGGGGGTTTCCGGCAGCGCTCAGCATGGTCTGAAGGGCAGTGAGGAGCAG GAGCAGGATGTCACAGATGGAGGCTCAGAGACCCCGACCAGGACGCTGGTGGGGGACGGAGACCAGGAGAGACTCATCTccaggcccagggagggcaggCGGCCTCAGAGGCACAGGCTCTCCTGGCCCAAATTCCAGGCTATACAGAGCAGGCGGGCGCCCGGGCCCCGGAGATCCCGCAGCTCCTCCGAGGCCGATGAGaggagggctgcacctgaagtgtCACCCGGGAGCACAGACACAGAGGCCCAGCACCTGGCGGAGGAGCGCGAGCAAAAGGCAGGGCCAGGCAGCCAGCAGGGTGGAAGGTTCCGGAACTTCACATTCAGGGTGAGCTCAGGCAAGAGGCGCTCCCCGGCAGGGAGACCAGGCAGGGGGACAAACGAGGGGACAGTCCAGGCAGGGGTtctggaggaggcagagctgcCCCCAGAGCCCGGCCAGCACAGCCTACCTGGAGAGGGAACTCTGGGGCAGGAGGCTGCCTTGGCACCCCGACAGACCAAGACAGACAAGGAGCTTGAAGAGACAGCTGGGCAGGCAAAAGAGGGGGTGGGCTTAGCCCCAGGAGAGGGCcgggaggggctgcagggcctgGAGGGTGGGATCGCCAGGCTGGCTCTGCATGACACCGCAGACCTGGGAGCCCGCCGGAGCCAGCCCACAGAACTCCGCGTCCAAACACCCACTCTCACGACACCCAAGTTTGGAATTGCCAAAGAGAAAGCGCAGGAGACAGAAGAGGGAACAAGAGCGCTTCCGACTGGACCTGGGTGGGCGAGAGGCCCTGAGGACATGGAAGCTAGGCGGGAAGATGTGCGGAAAGTTGACGCTCAGGAGACCCACCGGCAGGTGGGCCAGCTGCCCCTGGAGGCCGGAGGAGGCAAAGAGGAAGACAGGCTGCAACAGAGGCGGGGAGAGGGCCGGGGCGAGGCCAAGGATGAGGAGGGGACGGAGGGAAAGACGAAACTGCTGAAGTTCAAACTGCCAGCGTTCGGGTGGTCTCCAGGCAAAGACCACAAAACAGGAGAGAAACcacaaagagaaggagaaaagaagaaagaaacagagagacaagAGAGTCTAAAGATGGACATGAAAACGGGAGACGAAGAAGACAAAGCAAAAACGGACAAGAGGGAAGACACACAAGGGAGAAAAACAACACGAGAGAAACAAGAAGCTGAGGAGATAAAGCTTGAGCTGAGCCTAGGGGACAAGGAGGTGGCCGCCAGGGACAGCAAGTTCAAAATGCCCAAGTTCAAGATGCCTTCCTTCGGCGTGTCGGCGCCAGGCAAGTCCGTCGAGGCCGCCGTGGAGGTGTCCCTGCCCAAGGCAGAGGCGGACGCGTCCGCGCCGTCGGGGCAGGCCGCCGTCAAGGCCGGTGACCTCAGCGCTGAGCTGCCCTCGGCCGAGCTGGACGTCAAGGGCCCCGAGCTGGGCGGGAAGCTCCCGGAGGGCCAGCTGCCCGACGCGGAGCTCAAGGAGCCGGCGGCCGGAATCGCACTCAAGGGCCACCTGCCCAAGGTGCAGATGCCCAGCATCAAGGTGCCCAGGGTGGACCTCCGGGCCCCGCAGGTGGACGTCAAGGGGCCGAAGCTGGACCTGAAGGGCGCCAAGGGCGAGGTGAGCGCCCCCGACGTGGCGGTGTCCCCGCCCAGCGtggagctggaggcccaggcccaggcccaggcgccGGGCGGCAAGCTGGAGGCCGACGTGTCCCTGGGGGACAAGGAGGTGGCCGCCAGGGACAGCAAGTTCAAAATGCCCAAGTTCAAGATGCCTTCCTTCGGCGTGTCGGCGCCAGGCAAGTCCGTCGAGGCCGCCGTGGAGGTGTCCCTGCCCAAGGCAGAGGCGGACGCGTCCGCGCCGTCGGGGCAGGCCGCCGTCAAGGCCGGTGACCTCAGCGCTGAGCTGCCCTCGGCCGAGCTGGACGTCAAGGGCCCCGAGCTGGGCGGGAAGCTCCCGGAGGGCCAGCTGCCCGACGCGGAGCTCAAGGAGCCGGCGGCCGGAATCGCACTCAAGGGCCACCTGCCCAAGGTGCAGATGCCCAGCATCAAGGTGCCCAGGGTGGACCTCCGGGCCCCGCAGGTGGACGTCAAGGGGCCGAAGCTGGACCTGAAGGGCGCCAAGGGCGAGGTGAGCGCCCCCGACGTGGCGGTGTCCCCGCCCAGCGtggagctggaggcccaggcccaggcccaggcgccGGGCGGCAAGCTGGAGGCCGACGTGTCCCTGGGGGACAAGGAGGTGGCCGCCAGGGACAGCAAGTTCAAAATGCCCAAGTTCAAGATGCCTTCCTTCGGCGTGTCGGCGCCAGGCAAGTCCGTCGAGGCCGCGGTGGAGGTGTCCCTGCCCAAGGCAGAGGCGGACGCGTCCGCGCCGTCGGGGCAGGCCGCCGTCAAGGCCGGTGACCTCAGCGCTGAGCTGCCCTCGGCCGAGCTGGACGTCAAGGGCCCCGAGCTGGGCGGGAAGCTCCCGGAGGGCCAGCTGCCCGACGCGGAGCTCAAGGAGCCGGCGGCCGGAATCGCACTCAAGGGCCACCTGCCCAAGGTGCAGATGCCCAGCATCAAGGTGCCCAGGGTGGACCTCCGGGCCCCGCAGGTGGACGTCAAGGGGCCGAAGCTGGACCTGAAGGGCGCCAAGGGCGAGGTGAGCGCCCCCGACGTGGCGGTGTCCCCGCCCAGCGtggagctggaggcccaggcccaggcccaggcccaggcgccGGGCGGCAAGCTGGAGGCCGACGTGTCCCTGGGGGACAAGGAGGTGGCCGCCAGGGACAGCAAGTTCAAAATGCCCAAGTTCAAGATGCCTTCCTTCGGCGTGTCGGCGCCAGGCAAGTCCGTCGAGGCCGCCGTGGAGGTGTCCCTGCCCAAGGCAGAGGCGGACGCGTCCGCGCCGTCGGGGCAGGCCGCCGTCAAGGCCGGTGACCTCAGCGCTGAGCTGCCCTCGGCCGAGCTGGACGTCAAGGGCCCCGAGCTGGGCGGGAAGCTCCCGGAGGGCCAGCTGCCCGACGCGGAGCTCAAGGAGCCGGCGGCCGGAATCGCACTCAAGGGCCACCTGCCCAAGGTGCAGATGCCCAGCATCAAGGTGCCCAGGGTGGACCTCCGGGCCCCGCAGGTGGACATCAAGGGGCCGAAGCTGGACCTGAAGGGCGCCAAGGGCGAGGTGAGCGCCCCCGACGTGGCGGTGTCCCCGCCCAGCGtggagctggaggcccaggcccaggcccaggcgccGGGCGGCAAGCTGGAGGCCGACGTGTCCCTGGGGGACAAGGAGGTGGCCGCCAGGGACAGCAAGTTCAAAATGCCCAAGTTCAAGATGCCTTCCTTCGGCGTGTCGGCGCCAGGCAAGTCCGTCGAGGCCGCGGTGGAGGTGTCCCTGCCCAAGGCAGAGGCGGACGCGTCCGCGCCGTCGGGGCAGGCCGCCGTCAAGGCCGGTGACCTCAGCGCTGAGCTGCCCTCGGCCGAGCTGGACGTCAAGGGCCCCGAGCTGGGCGGGAAGCTCCCGGAGGGCCAGCTGCCCGACGCGGAGCTCAAGGAGCCGGCGGCCGGAATCGCACTCAAGGGCCACCTGCCCAAGGTGCAGATGCCCAGCATCAAGGTGCCCAGGGTGGACCTCCGGGCCCCGCAGGTGGACGTCAAGGGGCCGAAGCTGGACCTGAAGGGCGCCAAGGGCGAGGTGAGCGCCCCCGACGTGGCGGTGTCCCCGCCCAGCGtggagctggaggcccaggcccaggcccaggcgccGGGCGGCAAGCTGGAGGCCGACGTGTCCCTGGGGGACAAGGAGGTGGCCGCCAGGGACAGCAAGTTCAAAATGCCCAAGTTCAAGATGCCTTCCTTCGGCGTGTCGGCGCCAGGCAAGTCCGTCGAGGCCGCGGTGGAGGTGTCCCTGCCCAAGGCAGAGGCGGACGCGTCCGCGCCGTCGGGGCAGGCCGCCGTCAAGGCCGGTGACCTCAGCGCTGAGCTGCCCTCGGCCGAGCTGGACGTCAAGGGCCCCGAGCTGGGCGGGAAGCTCCCGGAGGGCCAGCTGCCCGACGCGGAGCTCAAGGAGCCGGCGGCCGGAATCGCACTCAAGGGCCACCTGCCCAAGGTGCAGATGCCCAGCATCAAGGTGCCCAGGGTGGACCTCCGGGCCCCGCAGGTGGACGTCAAGGGGCCGAAGCTGGACCTGAAGGGCGCCAAGGGCGAGGTGAGCGCCCCCGACGTGGCGGTGTCCCCGCCCAGCGtggagctggaggcccaggcccaggcccaggcgccGGGCGGCAAGCTGGAGGCCGACGTGTCCCTGGGGGACAAGGAGGTGGCCGCCAGGGACAGCAAGTTCAAAATGCCCAAGTTCAAGATGCCTTCCTTCGGCGTGTCGGCGCCAGGCAAGTCCGTCGAGGCCGCCGTGGAGGTGTCCCTGCCCAAGGCAGAGGCGGACGCGTCCGCGCCGTCGGGGCAGGCCGCCGTCAAGGCCGGTGACCTCAGCGCTGAGCTGCCCTCGGCCGAGCTGGACGTCAAGGGCCCCGAGCTGGGCGGGAAGCTCCCGGAGGGCCAGCTGCCCGACGCGGAGCTCAAGGAGCCGGCGGCCGGAATCGCACTCAAGGGCCACCTGCCCAAGGTGCAGATGCCCAGCATCAAGGTGCCCAGGGTGGACCTCCGGGCCCCGCAGGTGGACATCAAGGGGCCGAAGCTGGACCTGAAGGGCGCCAAGGGCGAGGTGAGCGCCCCCGACGTGGCGGTGTCCCCGCCCAGCGtggagctggaggcccaggcccaggcccaggcgccGGGCGGCAAGCTGGAGGCCGACGTGTCCCTGGGGGACAAGGAGGTGGCCGCCAGGGACAGCAAGTTCAAAATGCCCAAGTTCAAGATGCCTTCCTTCGGCGTGTCGGCGCCAGGCAAGTCCGTCGAGGCCGCGGTGGAGGTGTCCCTGCCCAAGGCAGAGGCGGACGCGTCCGCGCCGTCGGGGCAGGCCGCCGTCAAGGCCGGTGACCTCAGCGCTGAGCTGCCCTCGGCCGAGCTGGACGTCAAGGGCCCCGAGCTGGGCGGGAAGCTCCCGGAGGGCCAGCTGCCCGACGCGGAGCTCAAGGAGCCGGCGGCCGGAATCGCACTCAAGGGCCACCTGCCCAAGGTGCAGATGCCCAGCATCAAGGTGCCCAGGGTGGACCTCCGGGCCCCGCAGGTGGACGTCAAGGGGCCGAAGCTGGACCTGAAGGGCGCCAAGGGCGAGGTGAGCGCCCCCGACGTGGCGGTGTCCCCGCCCAGCGtggagctggaggcccaggcccaggcccaggcccaggcgccGGGCGGCAAGCTGGAGGCCGACGTGTCCCTGGGGGACAAGGAGGTGGCCGCCAGGGACAGCAAGTTCAAAATGCCCAAGTTCAAGATGCCTTCCTTCGGCGTGTCGGCGCCAGGCAAGTCCGTCGAGGCCGCGGTGGAGGTGTCCCTGCCCAAGGCAGAGGCGGACGCGTCCGCGCCGTCGGGGCAGGCCGCCGTCAAGGCCGGTGACCTCAGCGCTGAGCTGCCCTCGGCCGAGCTGGACGTCAAGGGCCCCGAGCTGGGCGGGAAGCTCCCGGAGGGCCAGCTGCCCGACGCGGAGCTCAAGGAGCCGGCGGCCGGAATCGCACTCAAGGGCCACCTGCCCAAGGTGCAGATGCCCAGCATCAAGGTGCCCAGGGTGGACCTCCGGGCCCCGCAGGTGGACGTCAAGGGGCCGAAGCTGGACCTGAAGGGCGCCAAGGGCGAGGTGAGCGCCCCCGACGTGGCGGTGTCCCCGCCCAGCGtggagctggaggcccaggcccaggcccaggcgccGGGCGGCAAGCTGGAGGCCGACGTGTCCCTGGGGGACAAGGAGGTGGCCGCCAGGGACAGCAAGTTCAAAATGCCCAAGTTCAAGATGCCTTCCTTCGGCGTGTCGGCGCCAGGCAAGTCCGTCGAGGCCGCCGTGGAGGTGTCCCTGCCCAAGGCAGAGGCGGACGCGTCCGCGCCGTCGGGGCAGGCCGCCGTCAAGGCCGGTGACCTCAGCGCTGAGCTGCCCTCGGCCGAGCTGGACGTCAAGGGCCCCGAGCTGGGCGGGAAGCTCCCGGAGGGCCAGCTGCCCGACGCGGAGCTCAAGGAGCCGGCGGCCGGAATCGCACTCAAGGGCCACCTGCCCAAGGTGCAGATGCCCAGCATCAAGGTGCCCAGGGTGGACCTCCGGGCCCCGCAGGTGGACGTCAAGGGGCCGAAGCTGGACCTGAAGGGCGCCAAGGGCGAGGTGAGCGCCCCCGACGTGGCGGTGTCCCCGCCCAGCGtggagctggaggcccaggcccaggcccaggcgccGGGCGGCAAGCTGGAGGCCGACGTGTCCCTGGGGGACAAGGAGGTGGCCGCCAGGGACAGCAAGTTCAAAATGCCCAAGTTCAAGATGCCTTCCTTCGGCGTGTCGGCGCCAGGCAAGTCCGTCGAGGCCGCCGTGGAGGTGTCCCTGCCCAAGGCAGAGGCGGACGCGTCCGCGCCGTCGGGGCAGGCCGCCGTCAAGGCCGGTGACCTCAGCGCTGAGCTGCCCTCGGCCGAGCTGGACGTCAAGGGCCCCGAGCTGGGCGGGAAGCTCCCGGAGGGCCAGCTGCCCGACGCGGAGCTCAAGGAGCCGGCGGCCGGAATCGCACTCAAGGGCCACCTGCCCAAGGTGCAGATGCCCAGCATCAAGGTGCCCAGGGTGGACCTCCGGGCCCCGCAGGTGGACGTCAAGGGGCCGAAGCTGGACCTGAAGGGCGCCAAGGGCGAGGTGAGCGCCCCCGACGTGGCGGTGTCCCCGCCCAGCGtggagctggaggcccaggcccaggcccaggcgccGGGCGGCAAGCTGGAGGCCGACGTGTCCCTGGGGGACAAGGAGGTGGCCGCCAGGGACAGCAAGTTCAAAATGCCCAAGTTCAAGATGCCTTCCTTCGGCGTGTCGGCGCCAGGCAAGTCCGTCGAGGCCGCCGTGGAGGTGTCCCTGCCCAAGGCAGAGGCGGACGCGTCCGCGCCGTCGGGGCAGGCCGCCGTCAAGGCCGGTGACCTCAGCGCTGAGCTGCCCTCGGCCGAGCTGGACGTCAAGGGCCCCGAGCTGGGCGGGAAGCTCCCGGAGGGCCAGCTGCCCGACGCGGAGCTCAAGGAGCCGGCGGCCGGAATCGCACTCAAGGGCCACCTGCCCAAGGTGCAGATGCCCAGCATCAAGGTGCCCAGGGTGGACCTCCGGGCCCCGCAGGTGGACGTCAAGGGGCCGAAGCTGGACCTGAAGGGCGCCAAGGGCGAGGTGAGCGCCCCCGACGTGGCGGTGTCCCCGCCCAGCGtggagctggaggcccaggcccaggcccaggcgccGGGCGGCAAGCTGGAGGCCGACGTGTCCCTGGGGGACAAGGAGGTGGCCGCCAGGGACAGCAAGTTCGTTGTTCCTAATTTTAACGTGTCTCTCTTTGCATCTTCTTCCACGAAGAGTTCCGTTTCATCTTCTCCGTTTACTCTCGATGGTCAGCATGGTGAGTCTGTTTCCTCTTCCAGCCCGTCGGATTCTCTCGCCAGTAGCTTTGATGTTCATATTTCTAAAGACCCCGAGGCTGATGGCCCCCCTCTTGGACCAGAAAGTGACCTAATCCCCTTGAAGAAGTCACCTTTTGAGATTCCCCAAGTGTTTCCCTCCCCCGAGTCGTCCTCTGCAGAGTCCTCCGCGCCTGATGGCTCTGCCGTGGGTCCTGTGCTCCCGAGAGGTGGTGCCCCGTTCTCTGAACTCAGTGCCGAGGGCTCCTTCAAGGGGGCTGTTCCCACAAGGGGGTCCCCCCTGAAGGTGCCGTGGCTGGGCTGGCCTGGGTTTTCGTCTGGCAGGCTTGACCTCAGTGGCACCCATGCGGaagccccctcctctcctggcGTCACTCTTACAAAATACCGGGAGACCCTCCCCAGTGTGGCCGTCCTCCCGGAGCTCCCTCTGGAATCCAGCTCTGGGTCCCAAGATGCTCGCCTTCCTGCGGCAGGAGGtcctgccagcctccctcccctcgAGGGCGGCGCTCCTTCCCCTGCCCAAAGTCCCGCTGGCCCAGTGGATCCCCTGTTTCCTGCATCTTATGGTCGGGTGACTTTTCCTATATTTCATCGTCCGAAGTTTGCCTTTTCCATCCCCAAGGCAGCCGAGGCTGAGCTGGATCCCTGCACCGTGGCGCGTGACCTCGCCCAGTCTGCTCCGAGCCCTGGGTGGGGTCTAGACTCTGCAGCTGAGGAAGCCCCCGGGCTCCTGTCGCCAGGCTCTCAGCCATCACGCCTAAGCGTCTCCGTGCCGCGCAGTGGGGGGGCATCCGAAGCAGCTTCAGGGGAGGCGCCAGCTGAAGACGCAGGGCGGGAAGGGAGAGGCGGCCCTTTGAAAACGCAGCGGATCCAGCTTCCCTCATTCAGGCGGTCCCCCGagaagggggcggggcgggctgcTGTAcctgctgtgactgtgggtgcGGGTCCAACGGGCGCGCTGCCCGGGGTGTGTGTTTCCCCAGTGGAGGTGCTTCctgagaaggagggggaggagggggccgcCCCGTCTGGCTGCACAGGGCTGCAACCCACCCCTCCCTCACTGCAGGCTTCAGAGGGGGCTGCCGGCCTGCTGCGGGGAGACCCAGCCGTTTCTCTCTCTTCCGCCCCCAGGGGTGAGGCTGGTGTGGGGGGCCCCCGCACAATGGCGGCCCCTCCAGAAGGAGCAGGAGTGGACCCCCACCTGCCGCAGGTCCAGGCTCCCCGTCTGGGCTCTGCCGATCTCGCCCTCAGACTTGGCAAGGCCAAGGCAGAGGTGAGCTTGTCTGCAGGCGGCCCGCCTCAAGAACGCCGCCTGTCCGCGGGAGATGGCAGCCAAGTCCACCGGCCTGGGGACGTTGCCGCGAGCCGCCTCCAGCCGTCCTGCGGGTCAGCACATGCGGAAGCCCCCGTGGTGGAGAGTCCGGAGGCGGCCACAACAGCAGGCTCACAGGGGGGCTGGTTTAGAATGCCTGCCCTCCGCCTGCCCAGTGTCCGGCGCTCCGCCAAGGAGAAGGGGGGTGCCGGGGCGTCTGCTGCCAGCACAGCCAGGGGAGGAGAAGTCCCAGCCGCAGTGAAGGGTCAGGGGGTCCAAGTTCCTGGGTCAGACGTGGAGGCAGCTGTGTCCCTGCAGCCCCCGGAGACGGGTGCCGACGAGGCAGCTGCCGAGAGCACGTTGTATGCAGACGTTCTAAGGAGGAACCTTGATGGTCAAGgcttggagctgcacctgcctccTGCCGGGGTGTCCCCTGCTGACCTTTCCACTGCTCAGGTCAGCGTCCGACCAGGCGATGGCTCCCTCCCTCTTCAGATGCCTGGCGGGAGACTTTCAGAAGCCCGAGCTCCTACAGGAGAAATGGATGCGACTCCCCCTGCTGGGCCAGCCGGACTGGACCTTGCTGGGGgggcagagagagcagaggagCGGCCCTCCCTGCCCGAAGGTCCCGTTAGACTGAAGGCATCCAGGACAGACCGGCCGTCCCAGGTTTCCGTGGTTGACATGGGGCAGCCCTGGGAGGGCTCCGTGCTGACGGTCAAACTGCCCAGGTTAAGTGTGCCGAGGTTTGCCTTCCCGGACGCCAGCTCTGAGGCCGACGTCTTTATCCCCGCCGTGACCGAAGTGAGCAGCCTGGACGACGCCCTGGGCACCGAAAGCGCAGGAGTCTGGGGTGCCAGCATCCTGAAGGCGGGcgctggggctgctggggggcAGCCTGTGGCCCTTGACCTCTCCCCGGAAGCTTCCCGCATTTCCAAGGTCAGAGTGCACATCCAGGGTGCTCAGGGAGAGGGCCCAGAGGTCGCCGTACACCGCAGGGTGACAGCAGAGTTGGTGGACCTCTCGGGACCTGCGGCCATTTCCACCCAGGTCGTGCGGGAGTCAGAGATCCCTGCGTCCGAGGTCCAAAGGGCTTCTTACGGCTTTTCCCTGCTGAAGGGGAGGGTCCCAGAGCCCCCCACGCAGGTGAGGGGGCAGGACTCTTGGCCGCCGGAGGGCTCACCAGAGGCTCCCAAGCGAGCGGCCCCGGGGGCAGACCGCCTTTCTGGAGACCCGCAGCCGGACACTGGAGAGGCCTTTGAAGTGGTCTTGCCTGGCGCCAGCGTGTCAGGCCGGCCAGCAATCACACCCGACGTGCACACGGAGCCCCAGGGTGCAGACAGCGGCTCGGACGAGGAGCCTGCCGAAATTCTTGAATTTCCCCCGGAAGAAGACAGTGAGGAGGCAGCCGCCTGCCTGGCAGAGGAAGGCAGGGCTGCGCAAGAgaagccagaaggaaaaagatCTTCTGGCCTGTTCAGGTTTTGGCTTCCAAACATCGGCTTTTCTTCCTCCGTGGAGGAGACACGTGCTGATCCCAACGTTGACAGGTCGGCCCCCGTCCAGACACAGCCTGGGCCCCGGCCCGAGGCGGAACCACCCAAGAAACAGGAGAAGGGAGGCTGGTTTCGATTTCCCAAATTAGGGTTCTCCTCCACGCCGaccaagaaaagcaaaagctcCGAGGACACAGTGACTCCAGCAGAGCAGAAGTCCCAGGAGGAAGCCGTCACCTTTTTCGATGCCCGGGAGAGCTTTTCCCCGGAGgacaaggaggaaggagaggtggcAGAGGCCATGGGCACTGGGCAGGGCACCGGAGCCATGGTCACATCCGCGGCAAGAACGGAGTTGATCCTGCTGGAGCAGGACCCAGACGCCGGGGACGAACCTGCGCCCGGACCGGCCTCCCAGGGAGGGCAGACGTAG